A single window of Leeuwenhoekiella sp. MAR_2009_132 DNA harbors:
- the gcvT gene encoding glycine cleavage system aminomethyltransferase GcvT: MKSTALTKIHESLGAKMVPFAGYNMPVSYEGINIEHETVRNGVGVFDVSHMGEFLAIGDRALDLLQKVCSNDISKIQIGGAQYNCLPNLEGGIVDDLIVYRIREHEYLLVVNASNIDKDWEWISRHNDLGVELKNISDNFSLLAIQGPKAIEAMQSLTDTDLSAIKFYNFEVAPFAGIDHVIISATGYTGSGGFEIYCHNEFAEQLWAKVFEAGNEFGIKPIGLAARDTLRLEMGYCLYGNDINDSTSPIEAGLGWITKFSKDFINSEALKAEKEAGAARKLVGFELLERGIPRHDYEIVDANNGVIGIVTSGTMSPSLSKGIGLGYVKTEYSKPDTELFIKVRNKNIKAKVVKLPFYKG; encoded by the coding sequence ATGAAATCTACTGCACTTACTAAAATACACGAAAGTCTTGGAGCTAAAATGGTTCCTTTTGCAGGCTATAATATGCCCGTTTCTTATGAAGGAATCAATATAGAACACGAGACCGTGCGCAACGGTGTAGGTGTTTTTGATGTATCGCATATGGGTGAGTTTCTTGCCATAGGCGATAGAGCTTTAGACTTATTACAAAAGGTATGTAGTAACGACATTTCAAAAATTCAAATAGGTGGTGCTCAATACAACTGTCTTCCTAATCTTGAAGGCGGTATTGTAGATGATTTGATTGTGTATCGCATCAGAGAACATGAATATCTGCTTGTAGTAAACGCTTCTAATATAGACAAAGACTGGGAATGGATTAGCCGTCACAATGATCTGGGCGTTGAGCTTAAGAACATATCAGATAACTTTTCACTTCTAGCTATACAAGGGCCTAAAGCGATTGAGGCGATGCAATCTCTTACTGATACAGATCTTTCTGCTATTAAATTTTACAATTTTGAAGTTGCTCCTTTTGCAGGAATAGACCACGTGATTATTAGCGCAACAGGATATACAGGCAGTGGTGGTTTTGAAATTTACTGCCACAATGAGTTTGCAGAACAACTGTGGGCTAAAGTTTTTGAAGCCGGAAATGAATTTGGTATTAAACCTATAGGTCTTGCTGCCCGCGATACCTTACGCCTTGAAATGGGATATTGTTTGTATGGTAATGATATTAACGATTCTACATCTCCTATTGAAGCCGGCTTGGGATGGATTACAAAGTTTTCTAAAGACTTTATAAATTCTGAAGCTTTAAAGGCTGAAAAAGAAGCCGGTGCCGCACGTAAACTGGTAGGTTTTGAGTTGCTGGAACGTGGTATTCCGCGTCACGATTATGAGATTGTAGATGCTAACAACGGTGTTATAGGTATTGTGACCTCAGGAACAATGTCTCCTTCACTTTCGAAAGGAATTGGTCTGGGTTACGTCAAAACAGAATACAGCAAACCAGATACTGAACTTTTTATAAAAGTGCGCAATAAAAACATTAAGGCTAAGGTTGTAAAACTTCCTTTTTATAAGGGCTAA
- a CDS encoding sugar nucleotide-binding protein, with translation MLILGASGFLGGALYKELHRYYDTYGTYHTGKIYSDNKHFIHFDVVQDSIYEVLNHVRPNIVISAIRGDFDGQVEAHEDLCDYAKRTGIFVIYLSSANVFDAFTNYPSYELDKTLSESKFGKLKIRCENFFLNYLPEEQYAIIRLPMVFGMNSPRVREIKNAILLQEQVEVFPHLIMNTNTDKKLSQQIHYIINRKRFGIFHLGSNDLIHHQEFINEIIAKLDLKIKPNFKLVYTSNFDRYLAVLPKDNKLPKHLSITNEEVASESQAY, from the coding sequence ATACTCATTTTAGGAGCCAGTGGGTTTCTTGGTGGTGCCTTGTATAAAGAATTACATAGGTATTACGATACCTATGGTACCTACCATACCGGTAAAATCTATTCAGATAACAAGCACTTTATTCATTTTGATGTAGTACAGGATAGTATTTATGAAGTTCTTAATCATGTGAGACCTAATATCGTTATCTCTGCAATACGCGGTGATTTTGATGGTCAGGTAGAAGCACACGAAGACCTGTGTGATTACGCTAAACGTACCGGTATATTTGTTATTTATTTATCTTCGGCAAATGTTTTTGATGCCTTTACAAACTACCCAAGTTATGAACTTGATAAAACTTTATCTGAAAGTAAGTTTGGGAAGCTCAAAATACGCTGCGAGAACTTTTTTTTAAACTACCTACCCGAAGAGCAGTATGCAATTATAAGACTGCCAATGGTATTTGGTATGAATTCGCCGCGAGTAAGGGAAATAAAGAACGCTATCTTACTGCAGGAGCAAGTTGAAGTATTTCCTCATTTGATAATGAATACAAATACAGATAAAAAGCTCTCACAACAGATACACTATATCATAAACAGAAAGCGTTTTGGTATTTTTCATCTGGGAAGCAATGATCTCATACACCATCAGGAGTTTATAAATGAAATTATCGCAAAACTAGACCTAAAGATAAAACCGAATTTCAAATTAGTTTACACCTCTAATTTTGATCGTTATCTGGCGGTTTTGCCTAAAGACAATAAATTACCAAAACATCTGAGTATTACTAACGAAGAAGTCGCTTCAGAATCGCAAGCCTACTAA
- a CDS encoding DUF3810 domain-containing protein: MKFKKLLIYTALLLLQIAALKFIAQFPQFIETYYSNGIYPYSSRIFRYALGWIPFSFGDVLYAVVIIYLLISVYKLFKNRFRNGLKFITEGLLVANIIYFSFHLLWGLNYYRLPLHESLSIEKDYTTEALISLTQRLIKESNALHKQLQPADSLPVVFDFALSEVFRKTPDGYAIVEDNFPQLDYHPISIKNSLFRLPLTYMGFGGYLNPITQEAQINGLMPAHRWPLVSCHEEAHQLGFAKENEANFIAVMATTNNPDPYFKYSGYIFALRYCLGEVYNRNPNVGEVLSTQIAPGIIANYRESQAFWEAYENPIEPILEVFYGNYLKVNNQPSGMQSYSYVVALLVNYFENKTSLP; the protein is encoded by the coding sequence ATGAAATTTAAAAAACTGCTTATCTACACGGCTTTGCTCCTTCTACAGATAGCAGCTTTAAAATTTATCGCGCAGTTTCCGCAGTTTATAGAAACTTATTATAGTAATGGTATTTACCCATACAGCTCTAGAATATTTAGGTATGCTTTAGGTTGGATTCCATTTTCATTTGGTGATGTGCTTTACGCCGTTGTAATTATTTACCTATTAATTTCGGTCTATAAACTCTTTAAAAACCGATTTAGAAATGGCTTAAAATTTATTACCGAAGGACTATTAGTTGCCAATATCATTTATTTCAGTTTTCATCTATTATGGGGTCTCAACTATTACAGACTTCCACTACACGAATCGTTATCAATAGAAAAAGACTACACAACCGAAGCGTTAATTAGCCTAACTCAACGACTTATCAAAGAGTCAAATGCACTTCACAAGCAACTGCAACCGGCAGATAGTTTACCGGTGGTATTCGATTTTGCATTGTCTGAAGTTTTTAGAAAAACTCCAGACGGGTATGCGATTGTCGAAGACAATTTTCCTCAACTCGATTATCACCCTATAAGTATTAAAAATTCTCTTTTTAGATTACCACTCACCTACATGGGCTTTGGAGGATATTTGAATCCCATAACTCAGGAAGCACAAATAAACGGGTTGATGCCGGCACATCGCTGGCCATTGGTAAGTTGTCATGAAGAAGCACACCAACTGGGTTTTGCTAAAGAAAACGAAGCTAATTTCATCGCGGTTATGGCCACTACAAATAATCCTGATCCATATTTTAAATATTCAGGATATATTTTTGCGCTGAGATACTGTTTAGGCGAAGTTTATAATCGAAATCCAAATGTAGGAGAGGTTTTAAGTACACAAATAGCTCCCGGAATCATTGCAAATTATAGGGAATCTCAAGCATTCTGGGAGGCTTATGAAAATCCTATAGAACCCATCTTAGAGGTTTTTTACGGTAATTATCTCAAGGTTAATAATCAACCTTCTGGTATGCAAAGCTACAGCTATGTAGTTGCGCTCCTTGTCAATTATTTTGAGAATAAAACGTCATTGCCTTAA
- a CDS encoding amidohydrolase family protein translates to MKKKLFFSGCFLLLCCFLSAQEYFPVNDGVKTTNTNYTLFKNATLHPTPGETVANGNLLIKDGKIVSVGKSVNAPKNAVVIDLMGKHVYPSFIEMYSSFGVETPSRERNGRSPQYESTRNGYYWNDHVRAETNALNDFKYDSKAAKDLIEAGFGVVNTHKADAIARGNGILVALNKDGDASERLIETRSAQFFSFSKSNLSPQSYPSSIMGATALIRQLFEDAKWYKGGNVPTRDLALEALNKNMDLPQIFYGDNLYDDLRIAKLSKEVNVPFIIVGGGDEYKRIDEIKATGASYIIPVNFPEAYDVEDPFQADYVSLSQMLEWNQAPTNLAKLQDNGLTFAITTTDLKSPDKLMPMLRKAFKYGLKEETALQALTTVPAKLLGKSNELGTLTTGAWANLLITSGPVFDEKTIIYENWVQGAQNVIKDASIIDIDGSYTVNVNGKSYEMTISKSTEKPSVVVKSGDTKLGSKIAYTDGWLNVMFTGENSEVKEYTRLMTQVNPQTSWSGNAILPNGKETGFTATKKEAAEAEDTEAKDKEDADKEEDAVEVMPMTYPNIAYGYTQKPKAQTILFKNATVWTNEEAGILKETDVLVKNGKIAAVGKGLSASGAQVVDATGKHLTSGIIDEHSHIAAFDINESGQNSSAEVRMRDAVNPDDIDIYRDLAGGVTTIQLLHGSANPIGGQSAVMKLKWGSSIDEMVLDDIKFIKFALGENVKQSNWGSFSRFPQTRMGVQQMFTDYFQRAREYEVKKKSGKPYRKDYEMETLVDILNSERFISSHSYVQSEINMLMKVAEDFDFRINTFTHILEGYKVADKMAEHGVAGSTFSDWWAYKYEVNDAIPYNAAIMWSAGVLTGINSDDAEMSRRLNQEAAKTMKYGGVPEEEAWKFVTLNPAKMLHIDNRTGSIKEGKDADLVLWSTYPMSVSAVAEKTLIEGAVYFDIEKDKQLRETVKTEKNKLTTLMLTAKNKGLKTQPAKKEEKQRLDCDTLETLE, encoded by the coding sequence ATGAAAAAAAAGCTATTCTTCTCCGGATGCTTTTTACTCCTTTGCTGCTTTCTATCTGCACAAGAGTATTTTCCGGTAAATGATGGTGTTAAAACCACTAACACAAACTACACACTATTTAAAAATGCTACGCTCCACCCTACTCCAGGAGAAACTGTAGCTAATGGAAATTTACTTATTAAGGATGGTAAGATTGTATCGGTAGGCAAATCTGTAAATGCGCCTAAAAATGCTGTTGTAATAGATTTGATGGGTAAACATGTCTATCCTTCTTTTATAGAAATGTATTCCTCTTTTGGGGTTGAAACACCCTCAAGAGAACGCAATGGCCGCAGTCCACAATATGAATCTACCCGTAACGGCTACTACTGGAACGATCACGTGCGTGCAGAAACAAACGCACTTAATGATTTTAAATACGATTCTAAAGCTGCAAAAGATTTAATTGAAGCCGGTTTTGGAGTTGTAAACACACACAAGGCAGATGCTATTGCTCGTGGAAATGGTATTCTGGTAGCTTTAAATAAAGACGGTGATGCTTCAGAACGTTTAATAGAAACTCGTTCTGCTCAGTTTTTCTCGTTTAGCAAAAGCAACCTTTCTCCTCAGTCGTACCCAAGTTCAATTATGGGAGCAACTGCTCTTATTAGACAATTGTTTGAAGATGCAAAATGGTATAAAGGGGGTAATGTGCCAACCCGCGACTTAGCACTTGAAGCATTAAATAAGAATATGGATTTACCTCAGATTTTCTATGGTGACAATCTTTATGATGATTTACGTATTGCTAAACTTTCTAAAGAGGTTAACGTACCTTTTATTATTGTAGGAGGCGGCGATGAGTACAAGCGTATTGATGAGATTAAGGCAACTGGCGCTTCGTATATAATTCCTGTTAATTTCCCTGAGGCCTATGATGTAGAAGATCCTTTTCAGGCAGATTATGTAAGCTTAAGTCAAATGCTAGAATGGAATCAGGCACCTACTAATCTTGCTAAACTTCAGGATAATGGGTTGACCTTTGCCATTACAACTACAGACTTAAAGTCTCCAGATAAATTAATGCCTATGCTTCGTAAAGCATTTAAATATGGCCTGAAAGAAGAAACTGCGTTACAGGCATTAACTACAGTACCTGCAAAATTATTAGGCAAAAGCAATGAACTGGGTACTTTAACTACAGGAGCCTGGGCAAACCTTCTAATTACTTCAGGACCTGTTTTTGATGAGAAAACAATTATCTACGAAAACTGGGTACAGGGCGCTCAGAACGTTATTAAAGATGCGAGTATTATCGACATTGACGGTAGTTACACAGTGAATGTAAATGGCAAATCTTATGAGATGACCATTTCAAAGTCTACAGAAAAACCCTCAGTAGTTGTTAAAAGTGGCGATACTAAATTAGGTTCTAAGATTGCTTACACAGACGGTTGGTTAAACGTGATGTTTACAGGAGAAAATTCCGAAGTAAAAGAATATACCCGTCTAATGACACAAGTTAACCCTCAAACAAGCTGGAGTGGTAATGCGATTTTACCTAACGGAAAAGAAACTGGTTTCACTGCTACTAAAAAGGAAGCAGCCGAAGCAGAAGACACTGAGGCTAAAGATAAAGAAGATGCAGACAAAGAGGAAGATGCGGTTGAAGTAATGCCCATGACCTACCCCAACATTGCTTATGGGTATACTCAAAAACCAAAAGCACAAACGATATTGTTTAAAAATGCGACGGTTTGGACTAATGAAGAAGCAGGAATACTTAAAGAAACAGATGTTCTGGTTAAAAATGGTAAAATCGCTGCAGTTGGCAAAGGCTTAAGTGCTAGTGGTGCACAGGTTGTAGATGCAACCGGCAAACATTTAACAAGCGGAATCATAGATGAGCACTCGCATATCGCTGCTTTTGATATCAATGAATCTGGTCAAAACTCATCTGCCGAAGTGCGTATGAGAGATGCTGTAAATCCTGACGATATAGATATCTACCGTGATCTTGCAGGTGGTGTTACTACCATACAATTACTTCACGGATCGGCAAACCCTATAGGCGGCCAATCTGCTGTTATGAAACTTAAATGGGGTTCTAGCATAGACGAGATGGTGCTTGACGATATTAAGTTTATCAAATTTGCTTTAGGTGAAAATGTAAAACAATCAAACTGGGGAAGTTTTAGTCGTTTTCCTCAAACGCGAATGGGCGTTCAGCAGATGTTTACAGATTACTTTCAGCGCGCACGTGAGTACGAAGTAAAAAAGAAAAGTGGTAAACCTTATCGCAAAGATTATGAGATGGAAACTCTTGTTGATATTTTAAATAGTGAGCGATTTATATCTTCTCACTCCTATGTTCAAAGTGAGATTAATATGCTTATGAAAGTAGCTGAAGATTTTGACTTTAGAATAAACACATTTACACACATTCTTGAAGGATATAAGGTAGCAGATAAAATGGCAGAGCACGGTGTTGCCGGTTCTACATTTAGTGACTGGTGGGCGTATAAATATGAAGTTAATGATGCCATCCCGTATAATGCTGCAATTATGTGGAGCGCCGGTGTATTAACCGGTATCAACAGCGATGATGCCGAAATGAGTCGCAGATTGAATCAGGAAGCTGCAAAAACAATGAAATATGGCGGTGTGCCAGAAGAAGAAGCCTGGAAGTTTGTGACACTTAATCCTGCAAAAATGTTACATATTGACAATCGTACCGGTAGTATCAAAGAAGGTAAAGATGCAGATTTAGTTTTATGGTCAACTTACCCAATGTCTGTAAGCGCAGTTGCAGAAAAAACCTTGATTGAAGGCGCGGTTTATTTTGATATTGAAAAAGACAAACAGTTACGTGAGACTGTTAAAACTGAAAAAAATAAGCTTACAACACTAATGCTAACTGCTAAAAATAAAGGGCTAAAAACACAACCCGCTAAGAAAGAAGAAAAGCAGCGATTAGATTGTGACACTTTAGAAACACTTGAATAA
- a CDS encoding amidohydrolase family protein produces MKTLNKLFIVLLLATFTVQAQQTPAQKQTGEITLTGGTAHIGNGTVIEKSLIFIKDGKITGVYDALTTKMPLRGEIINIEGQHIYPGFIAPDTTLGLVEIEAVRATEDQDEIGEYNPHIEAIVAYNAESKVVESMRPNGILIAQAVPQGGTISGQSSVVQLDAWNWEDAVVKRGDGIHLNWPNSYKRGRWWEGEDPGYSPNKDYKSDILEIEDFIAQSRAFTSGDSSIKNLPYAAMQGIINGTQNLYIHVDSDKEILDVLKFKEDLKIEKLVLVGAYRGYKVADQIAKANVPVILARVHSLPDAEDDDYNISFKMVKDLIDAKVTVALGNSGEYWQSRNIPFYAGQTTAHGLSFEDALQLITKNPAIILGVSDQLGTLEAGKDATLFVSKGNALEMQGNTITRAMISGRSISLESHQTKLYKRYMDKYSRTE; encoded by the coding sequence ATGAAGACGCTAAATAAACTATTTATAGTGCTGCTTCTTGCGACTTTTACAGTACAAGCTCAGCAAACTCCAGCTCAAAAACAAACAGGAGAAATAACCCTAACCGGCGGCACAGCACATATTGGTAATGGTACGGTTATAGAAAAAAGCCTAATTTTTATTAAAGACGGAAAGATTACAGGTGTTTACGACGCCTTAACTACTAAGATGCCTTTACGCGGGGAAATCATAAACATAGAGGGTCAACACATCTACCCAGGCTTTATTGCCCCTGACACCACATTAGGTCTGGTTGAAATTGAAGCTGTGAGAGCTACTGAAGATCAGGACGAAATAGGAGAATACAACCCGCATATTGAAGCTATTGTGGCTTATAATGCAGAATCTAAAGTTGTAGAAAGTATGAGACCAAATGGGATTCTTATCGCACAGGCGGTTCCGCAGGGTGGTACGATTTCTGGACAATCATCTGTAGTACAATTAGATGCCTGGAACTGGGAAGATGCTGTGGTAAAACGCGGTGATGGAATTCATTTAAATTGGCCAAACAGTTATAAGAGAGGCCGCTGGTGGGAAGGTGAAGATCCCGGATACAGCCCTAATAAAGATTACAAATCTGATATTTTAGAGATTGAAGACTTTATTGCGCAATCCCGTGCATTCACTTCTGGCGATTCCTCTATTAAGAATCTACCCTATGCAGCAATGCAGGGAATAATTAATGGAACACAGAATTTATACATTCATGTAGATTCTGATAAAGAAATTCTTGATGTGTTAAAGTTTAAAGAAGACTTGAAGATTGAAAAACTTGTACTTGTAGGAGCTTACAGAGGTTACAAAGTTGCAGATCAAATCGCTAAAGCCAATGTTCCTGTAATTCTGGCCAGAGTACACAGTTTACCAGATGCAGAAGATGATGATTACAATATCTCTTTTAAAATGGTAAAAGATCTTATAGATGCTAAGGTAACTGTAGCTTTAGGAAATAGTGGTGAATACTGGCAATCCCGTAACATTCCATTTTATGCCGGTCAAACTACGGCTCATGGTTTAAGCTTTGAAGATGCTTTACAACTTATCACAAAAAACCCGGCAATCATTCTTGGAGTTTCTGATCAATTAGGAACTTTAGAAGCAGGAAAAGATGCTACATTATTTGTTAGTAAAGGAAATGCTCTTGAAATGCAAGGCAATACTATTACAAGAGCAATGATTTCAGGTAGATCTATAAGTTTAGAAAGTCATCAAACTAAGCTATATAAACGTTATATGGATAAATACAGTAGAACTGAATAA
- a CDS encoding tetratricopeptide repeat protein — MKTKSLLLAALSFTALTFAQKKEIKSAEKTVDAGSYVQAQTEISGLESMMGQMDEKEKEYYYFIKGRAYLGADDNKKADDLLKAMEAFTKVSEFNGGSKYGQEATQFKQQAMNAVISSAVDDQNAEKYDAAATKLYTLYTLSPKDTSYLYFAASNAVNGQNYDTALDYYTQLKDLGYTGIETKFTAKNKENGQVESFNSKQQRDLFVKSGSHEDPKTEVTESRAGEIAKNIALIYVQEGENEKAISAIDDALAENPDDDALLRSAADVYLKMDMTAEYEAAMNKVIAKDPNNPGLYFNLGVGASKAGNDDKAMSYYTKALEIDPNYSAANLNIAALMLGKDKEIIEQMNTLGNSKADNAKYSELKKKRLALYSDAVPYLEKAIAGEEVNIEAVRTLYNIHVQLGNTAEADKYKAQLDKLETK; from the coding sequence ATGAAAACGAAATCTTTATTATTAGCGGCACTATCATTTACCGCTTTAACTTTTGCGCAGAAGAAAGAGATAAAATCTGCGGAAAAAACAGTTGATGCCGGTAGTTATGTGCAGGCACAAACTGAAATAAGTGGTCTTGAAAGTATGATGGGCCAGATGGATGAAAAAGAAAAAGAATATTATTACTTCATAAAAGGTAGAGCTTATTTAGGAGCAGACGATAATAAAAAAGCAGACGATCTTTTAAAAGCAATGGAAGCTTTTACAAAAGTTAGCGAGTTTAATGGAGGTAGCAAGTACGGTCAGGAAGCTACACAGTTTAAGCAACAAGCGATGAACGCAGTTATTTCTTCAGCTGTAGATGATCAAAATGCTGAAAAATATGATGCGGCTGCAACTAAATTATATACACTTTATACATTAAGCCCAAAAGATACATCATATCTATATTTTGCTGCATCAAATGCTGTTAATGGTCAAAATTATGACACTGCTTTAGATTATTACACGCAGCTAAAAGATTTAGGATATACTGGTATTGAAACTAAGTTTACAGCAAAAAATAAAGAAAACGGTCAGGTAGAGAGTTTTAACTCAAAACAACAACGTGATCTTTTTGTGAAATCAGGTTCTCACGAAGATCCAAAAACAGAAGTTACCGAATCTCGCGCTGGAGAAATAGCAAAAAATATCGCTTTAATCTATGTTCAGGAAGGTGAAAATGAAAAGGCAATTTCTGCTATTGATGATGCACTTGCTGAAAACCCAGACGATGATGCACTTCTACGTTCTGCGGCAGATGTTTACCTAAAAATGGATATGACAGCTGAATATGAAGCAGCTATGAATAAGGTTATTGCTAAAGATCCTAATAATCCTGGTCTTTATTTTAACCTTGGAGTAGGAGCATCTAAAGCTGGGAATGATGATAAAGCAATGAGTTATTACACAAAAGCTTTAGAAATAGATCCTAACTATAGTGCAGCTAACTTAAATATTGCCGCATTAATGCTAGGTAAGGATAAGGAAATCATTGAGCAAATGAATACTTTAGGAAACAGTAAGGCAGATAATGCTAAATACAGTGAGCTAAAGAAAAAGCGCTTAGCTTTATATAGCGATGCCGTTCCTTATTTAGAAAAAGCTATCGCTGGTGAAGAAGTAAATATTGAAGCAGTACGTACATTGTATAATATACATGTTCAATTAGGTAATACTGCCGAAGCTGATAAATATAAAGCTCAATTAGATAAATTAGAAACTAAGTAA